AGTGCTCGGCCAATGCGTCGCGAAAGCGCCCGATTTCATCGAGCACATCAGGCATGTCCATAACGTGGCTCATGGGAAATGACGGATACACACGTTTCATGTCGGGTCGGGTAACCAATCGAAGACATGTTTCCACAGTGTCCTGCTGGCGACCGCGGCTGAGGATATAGAACTGATTCGCACATCCCATTGCACTTGCGAGCAACTCGGTTGCGAGAATCTCCTCCTCACGCCATACCATGCAATCCTTAAGTGTTGCATCGATGTCGTGTTCGGCATGCAAGCGATGATGCACGACTTCAATATTGTCGAGCAAACAAATGAACATGTCTGCCTTGAGTTTTTCCATCTGGTCAAAGTCGAAGGCGCTAAACAAACCGTGCCGCCACCTGAATGTTGCGTGCGTGTTGACCATGATGTCGGGGAAGTTGCTCGGCGGCGAAGTCTCAGCGATGATGTCCTTGAACGCCGCGCGGCGAAGGGACGCCAATCGGCTTAGTGGTAAGTCGAGAATACGACCGGAACGAACGTCTGGCCCTTCCTGATACATCAGGTCGCCGACGTTATACAACTCAATGCGTGTGCCCTGGCTTCCGCCGAGATCGCGCACAGCGTTCAGATATGGTTTCTTGTCGATGCCGATTTGACCGGTGATGACTGCTCGCATGGGCATAGGATAACGCCCATGAACGGGTTGCTGGAAAATTCGGCCTTCCCCGGGACTTGTTCAGTGGCTGCTCGAATTTGGTGGGTGGCGATACCGCCGCAGCCATGATGCCCTCGCCCGCGGCGGCACCATACCCCCCTTGCGGGACTTTGCGAAGACAATGACGACTGCCGACACCACCACAGCAAGCACGAGCCCAGCGATGATCCACTGAATCGTCCCAAAGGCACTTCGTGAAGCCAATCCATAGCCCACCAAGATGCCTGCACCCAGTTGCATTGGTGCGGTCACAAGCACGCACAGCCACGTTGCAATCGCAAATCTCCAGAACCGAAGATGCATCAACCCTGCAACCGTGATGGCCGGTGTCCGACTGCCTGGTATGAATCTTGCGGCGACAATGAACCACACACCACGCAGATCAATTTGATGTTTGGCCTGAAGCAGTCGCTTGGGATGCAACATTCGCCGGATAAATCTTCGATGCAGCAGTCGCGTACCAAACAGGCTGCACCATGTGAACCACAACACATCGGCAGTCCCCACGCCGACAATAGCGGCAATGAGCGTTGGCACCCATACTTCGGTCCCCAACATCTGCTCACCAATCAAAACCCCCGCAGGAATAATGACGATGTCTTCACCGATGGGAATCCCGATGGAACTTGCAAGCAGCAAACCCAGCACAACCCATGGAAGGTAGTCGGCGTACTGGGAGATGAATTCGGTCATGCGTGCGCTCTTGTCCGTTCTAATGGGGGCTTGCAGGCCTCGCGGAGCCAACGCATCTGAGCCCTCGGGCGATGCTGATGGTGTTTCTTTTTTCGTTGACGAGCCCACCAAATTATCATCAGCAACGCCAAGATACCCACTCCAATGAGCACCGCGTCCACGATGTGCCGATCATGGGTCGACTCAGTAATGCCCTTGGCAATCAACCAGCCCACGCCAAGTTGCCAGGCCACACTCTTAGCCGCTCCAATGCACTCACCTAGCATGAACTTCCGGATTGGCATATGCGCGAGTCCGGCGGCAGTGATAACTGGTGTTCGAGCGGCAGGCAGAATACGTCCCATGATGACGACGCCTGCCCCCCACTTATCAAGCAGGTGTTTGATCTCGAGCAGCCGACGGGGGTGAAACATCCGTCTAAAGAAGCGAATCGCAAGTAGGCGATGGGCAAACCGACGGACAAGCAGCATCCAGATGAGGTCTGCAAGCACCACTCCAGCCCATGCCGCTGCAATTGTCGGCCAGAGCGGTAGAACGCCCCGCTCGATGAGGAACCCAGCAGGAATAATGAGGATCTCTTCGCTGATAGGAATACCAACACCAGCAAGCATGATCACGCCAAAGAGCAACCACGGTCCTTCATCGACGAGCGAGTCCTCAACCTTCTGCTCCACCTTGCCTTTCAGAGAGCGGGGATCGTCGACCAGATTGCCCTCGCTGGAAGCGGCAACCGCAGAACCCAGCGTCACCAGTAGCAATATCAATACCCATCGCCTCATAGAGTGAAGGCTACACGGAGGAGACGACGCATGTCCGCCTACAGTATGACTGACGAACCTGGCTCGACGCGATCAGGCAAAGCCGTAGCCGACAAATGGACAGCTGACATCGCCGTCAAAGGCGAGATCTCGATGATCGCATCAACATGACCGTCATTGCGGCGTGGCACGACAACTCCAGCCGCTTCGAGCCAACTTCCGTATAGATCCGACTGCAACTGACGACTGGACTCGGCCGAATCGGTGCCGTCAGCGTTCTTGATTGGAGCGAATTCTGCGGTGCGGTCAACCTCGAGAATCGCCGGCTGCTTCGCCACCGGCATCGCGTCGAATACAAAACGCTCAAGTTTGACTGCGTTGGGCTCACTCGGGGTGATGCGTTTGCCTGTTTCTGGATCAATGCACGGCACCTTCTTGTCGGCTCGGTGCCAAGGCAGCGATTCTTCCCCAGCCATCGCCACGCGACGTGCAAAATCGGTGCTGATGATGTGCATAGCCAAGTTGCCAGCGGAAAACTTAAGCCGGCCATCCTCATCAGTTTCCGTCGCCTGCGCCTCGGTCATGTCAGAATATTCAACAACCCCTGGCACGCCACCCCGAATCGCAAACACACCCACCTTCTCGTCAGGACTCGATTTAAACACCATCTTGCTCGTAAATTCACCAGATGAGTAATTGGTGTCTGCATGTAAGCCCAAGAAGACGGGGTCCAGAACAGGCGCAATCGGATTGTCGACCTGGTGGTAACTGATCATGTCGATGCCGCGACCCTCCATCTGGTCAAGTGCGCCGCACCGCAGCAGTGCGCCGTACGAGCCGCCATGACCGTCCGGACTCATCGCCAGTGATGTTGGTGAGTCCATCAGCACACAACCGGTGTTGGCGTCAAACGCGGGCATCATGCCTTGAGGAAACATCATGATTTGCCTTCGGTCGAGTCCAAAACAGCGGTTGTCCAAAAAGAAACTTCGCGTCGCAGCGTCATTGACCTCACTGGTCATGATGAACCAGCGGATGCGGCATTCCCATCGCTTTTCTGCCGCCAATATCTGTTCAGCGAACAACCGAAAGAGCGGCTTGCCCATGACCGGGCTTGCGGGGAAAGTGCCCTTGGGGCCGTTCCATCCCAGACGTGTGCCTTGGCCACCGGCAACCGTAAAGACTGCCACTCGGCCGGCTGAGAGCATCGCTTCGCCTCGCTGTCGCAGTTGATCCGCATCCAGCAAGGTGACCGCACCCCCTGCAGAAGCAGGATTCGTGCTTACACATGCGGCTGGGTGCAAATCGCCTGAGGCAGCGACTGGCCGGCGACGCACGTAGCGATCGACAAGCGAGGGAATTGCATCCCAGTCAACTTTCGCAAGACAATCGCCAATGATTGGCTGAGATTTCATCGCCAGAGCGAGATGAGATTGCCCGCACGCATCCAACCGAGCACACAGTGATGCGGTCGCTTCCATCGGGATCAGCCATCCTCCGGCAAAGCCGGCGATGTCCAACCTGACGCGAGATGCCGAACAATCTTCCCCGTCTCGAGATAGATGACCTGCTCGCATATATTGGTGCAGTGATCGGCAATATGCTCGACCTCTCGCACGACGGTCAGTAACTGCATGGCTGCGCCAACAGACACGACCCCATTCGCAAGAGCGGTTTGTGCACGCGATACAAGTTCATCCTTGAATGCATCGACGGTGTCATCAAAGCCAAGCACTCGCTGCGCAAGCGCCGTGTCACGTGACCGTAAGACCTCGACAGCGTCTCGCACCATGCCCACCACGCTATTTGCCATAACTTGCAGTGTGTCGGGCACCTCAGTGGACTTTCTCTGCTCAACGGCTTCGGCGATGTTGACTGCACAGTCGGCAATCCGCTCCAACTCATTGTTGACTTTGACGATAGTCAGAATCGAGCGCTGATCGAACATCTCACTGGGGCGGTGCCCCATTAAGTTGATGCACGCCCGTTCAATCTGCACATCGACATGGTCAACCATGACATCTTCTCGGATGGCCTTTGCTGCGGCTGCGGCATCATTTTGGAAGTAGGACTCGACCGCGAGAAGTGACAGGTCGGTCACGCGACGCCCCTGCGAAAGCAGGTCGTCGAGAACGTATTCGAGGCTCTTGTGAAAGTCGTCCATGCCACGTCCGTATGCGAAACTGGAGTATAGATCGGCAACGGGGCCTGCGCCTTCCGTAGGAGGGGTACCATTGCTGAATCCATGCCGATACTCAGTGTCAATATTGATCATGTCGCAACCGTTCGCCAAGCAAGACGAACGATCGAGCCAGACCCAATTGCGGCAGCTGCTGAGGCTGAACTCGGCGGCGCTGGCGGAATCACGGTGCACCTGCGTGAGGATCGACGCCATATCCAGGATGCCGATGTGCGGCGACTCCGTGAGGCCGTGGGCGTACCCCTGAACTTTGAGATGGCCGCCACAAATGAGATGTTGAGGATCGCCCTCTCGGTTATGCCCCAATCGGCCATGCTCGTTCCTGAGGGCCGACAAGAGATTACGACCGAGGGCGGGCTCGATGTCGCTGGCCAGAAGGATGCCCTTCGCCGCGTGATCGAACAATTTGCAGCTGCAACGATTCCTGTGAGTGCCTTCATCGATGCCGATGAGAGCCAAATCGCCGCAGCCGCAGACTGCGGATTTACAGTATGTGAGGTCCACACAGGCCCATGGGCAGAGGCTGCACAGCAGTATGGGCAGGAGAGCGACCAGGCCACAGTCGAGCTTGATCGCGTCGCTCAAGCTGGGCAGCTCATCGTGCAAACTGGCATGCGGTTTAATGCTGGCCACGCACTGAATTACGACAATATCCAACCCATCGCCGGGCTCCCACAGCTTTGCGAACTTCATATTGGCCATGCGATCGTGTCGCGGGCAATCTTTACGGGAATGAAGCAGGCC
This is a stretch of genomic DNA from Phycisphaerales bacterium. It encodes these proteins:
- a CDS encoding AAA family ATPase encodes the protein MPMRAVITGQIGIDKKPYLNAVRDLGGSQGTRIELYNVGDLMYQEGPDVRSGRILDLPLSRLASLRRAAFKDIIAETSPPSNFPDIMVNTHATFRWRHGLFSAFDFDQMEKLKADMFICLLDNIEVVHHRLHAEHDIDATLKDCMVWREEEILATELLASAMGCANQFYILSRGRQQDTVETCLRLVTRPDMKRVYPSFPMSHVMDMPDVLDEIGRFRDALAEHFITFDPADVDEKLLLDRAIEAAKKGQDWIDVAPHAFGGRKGADLRVSVREVLDIAGDVDGQIYMRDFKLIDQSDMIVSLVPELPGGIPGLSSGVERELQHAWEHTKEVYVVWKPAKPPSPFITETATKIFPDVDAALGYFESERMFAAGNLFGH
- a CDS encoding DedA family protein, with protein sequence MTEFISQYADYLPWVVLGLLLASSIGIPIGEDIVIIPAGVLIGEQMLGTEVWVPTLIAAIVGVGTADVLWFTWCSLFGTRLLHRRFIRRMLHPKRLLQAKHQIDLRGVWFIVAARFIPGSRTPAITVAGLMHLRFWRFAIATWLCVLVTAPMQLGAGILVGYGLASRSAFGTIQWIIAGLVLAVVVSAVVIVFAKSRKGGMVPPRARASWLRRYRHPPNSSSH
- a CDS encoding DedA family protein, with translation MRRWVLILLLVTLGSAVAASSEGNLVDDPRSLKGKVEQKVEDSLVDEGPWLLFGVIMLAGVGIPISEEILIIPAGFLIERGVLPLWPTIAAAWAGVVLADLIWMLLVRRFAHRLLAIRFFRRMFHPRRLLEIKHLLDKWGAGVVIMGRILPAARTPVITAAGLAHMPIRKFMLGECIGAAKSVAWQLGVGWLIAKGITESTHDRHIVDAVLIGVGILALLMIIWWARQRKKKHHQHRPRAQMRWLREACKPPLERTRAHA
- a CDS encoding UDPGP type 1 family protein, with translation MEATASLCARLDACGQSHLALAMKSQPIIGDCLAKVDWDAIPSLVDRYVRRRPVAASGDLHPAACVSTNPASAGGAVTLLDADQLRQRGEAMLSAGRVAVFTVAGGQGTRLGWNGPKGTFPASPVMGKPLFRLFAEQILAAEKRWECRIRWFIMTSEVNDAATRSFFLDNRCFGLDRRQIMMFPQGMMPAFDANTGCVLMDSPTSLAMSPDGHGGSYGALLRCGALDQMEGRGIDMISYHQVDNPIAPVLDPVFLGLHADTNYSSGEFTSKMVFKSSPDEKVGVFAIRGGVPGVVEYSDMTEAQATETDEDGRLKFSAGNLAMHIISTDFARRVAMAGEESLPWHRADKKVPCIDPETGKRITPSEPNAVKLERFVFDAMPVAKQPAILEVDRTAEFAPIKNADGTDSAESSRQLQSDLYGSWLEAAGVVVPRRNDGHVDAIIEISPLTAMSAVHLSATALPDRVEPGSSVIL
- the phoU gene encoding phosphate signaling complex protein PhoU, giving the protein MDDFHKSLEYVLDDLLSQGRRVTDLSLLAVESYFQNDAAAAAKAIREDVMVDHVDVQIERACINLMGHRPSEMFDQRSILTIVKVNNELERIADCAVNIAEAVEQRKSTEVPDTLQVMANSVVGMVRDAVEVLRSRDTALAQRVLGFDDTVDAFKDELVSRAQTALANGVVSVGAAMQLLTVVREVEHIADHCTNICEQVIYLETGKIVRHLASGWTSPALPEDG
- a CDS encoding pyridoxine 5'-phosphate synthase, whose product is MPILSVNIDHVATVRQARRTIEPDPIAAAAEAELGGAGGITVHLREDRRHIQDADVRRLREAVGVPLNFEMAATNEMLRIALSVMPQSAMLVPEGRQEITTEGGLDVAGQKDALRRVIEQFAAATIPVSAFIDADESQIAAAADCGFTVCEVHTGPWAEAAQQYGQESDQATVELDRVAQAGQLIVQTGMRFNAGHALNYDNIQPIAGLPQLCELHIGHAIVSRAIFTGMKQAVQEMVELIEASTP